The Agrococcus carbonis sequence CCCTCGGGCCACGCGGCGTTGTGGCCGAGCAGGATGCGCTCGTCGGAGCGGTCGTGGATCGCGACGATCACCGCCGGGTCGGTGCGCGGGAAGTGCGGCTGGCCGCTCGCCGAGCGCCGCACCCAGCCGGACTCCTCGAACGTCGTCGGGAGGCCGTCGAGCGGGCTGTGGTGGCTCTCGAGCTGCCACGCCCCGAGTGCGACGGCCTGCACGAGCGCCGTCGCGTCGGCGTCGTCGAGCGCGGCGCCCACCTCGCGGAGCGACCGCCACTCGGCGCCCTCGACCTCGAAGGGCTCCGCGACGAGCATGCTCAGCACGATCCCGCCCGGCGCCGCACCGCCCGCGGCCGTCGCGCGGCCGAGCCAGCTGAGCGGCACAGCGGGTTCGACCGGCCTCGCGGTGCTCGGGAGCTCGGCGGGAGCGAAGCGCACGAGCCGGCCGTCCCGCACCGGCGCGCGGTCGCCGGCGATGACGACGATGCGCGTCGTGGGCTCGCCGAGCGCACGCTCGACGGCGTCGGGAGCGATGCGCGACGCGTGGTCGCGGTCGAGCCCCGAGCGGGCGAGCGGGGGAACCTGCACGTCACCTCCGTCGCGTGGCGCCGCCCCCGTCGGGAGAGGTCGGCCTAGCCTGGCATCCATGAGCACGAACCCCTTCACTCTAGCCGCGCTCGCCACCACCGCCGTGCCCGGGCTCGACGTCGTCGGCGCGACGGAGGACGGCTCCGACGAGCACCGCTCGGTCGTGGCTGCGCAGCTCGCCGACGGCGAGACGGTGCAGGTGGTGCTCCCCCGCTCCGTCGCTGCGCTGCGCACGGCGCAGGAGCACGCCGCCGCGCTCGGCGCGCTCACGCTCGCGACCCGCTCGCGGCTGCCGTTCGAGGTGCCGACGCTGCTCGGCACCGCCGACGCCGGCCGCTCGCGGCTGTTCGTGCTCACGCGGCTCGGCGGTGCGACGATGCGCCTCGCCGACATCTCGCCCGCGCGCCTCGGGCTCGCCGAGAGCGTCGGCCGCGCGATCGCCGCGATCCACGAGCTGCCGACCTCGGTCGCGGCGGATGCGGGCCTGCCGCACCAGAGCGCGCCGACGCTGCGCGGCACGCTCCTCGACGTCTTCGACCGCGCCGCCGCGACGGGCTCGGTGCCGGCGACGCTGCTCCAGCGCTGGGAGTCCGCGCTCGGCGAGGATCGCCTCTGGCAGTTCAAGCCCACCCTCGTGCACGGCGACCTGCAGGCCCCGGCGTTCCGCATCGAGGGCAGCGCGGTCGTCGGCGTGGACGGGTGGCACGCCCTCTCGATCGGCGACCCGGCCCGCGACCTCGCCTTCCTGCTCGGCTCGAGCGAGTTCGGCAGCGTCGACCTCGCCTTCGACGCGCACGCCGCGGCGCGCGGCATCGGCGACCGCCATGTGCGCCAGCGCGCGATGCTGCACGCCGAGCTCGACATCGCACGGTGGCTGCTGCACGGCGTCGACCGCGGCGACGCGGCGATCGTCGAGGACGCCAAGGGGATGCTCGCGGGGCTCGTCGCGCGCGTCGACCACGACGCGGGTGCCGCGATCGCGCCGGCACGGCTCGAGACCATGGACCTGACCGGCGTGCAGGAGTACCTCGGCGAAGCGGAGGCCGCGTCGCCGGAGGCGACCCTGCCGGGCGTGCAGGGGTCGCGCGCGCCATCGCCGTCGTCGGAGGCCGAGACCGAGGTGGTCGAGCCGCTGCGCGAGCCCGACGACCGCGCAGCGGGCTCGACCGACGGCGTCGGCGGCTCAGCCGACCGCTGACGCCTCGGCGACGGCCCGCTGCGCGCGGAGCCAGCGCGCCTCGAGCTCGGCGAGCGACTCGATGCGCTCGGGCCGGATGATGCGGTCGTGCTCGACGAAGTACAGCTCGGCGTCGACCTGCTCGGGGTCGAGCC is a genomic window containing:
- the nudC gene encoding NAD(+) diphosphatase, whose translation is MQVPPLARSGLDRDHASRIAPDAVERALGEPTTRIVVIAGDRAPVRDGRLVRFAPAELPSTARPVEPAVPLSWLGRATAAGGAAPGGIVLSMLVAEPFEVEGAEWRSLREVGAALDDADATALVQAVALGAWQLESHHSPLDGLPTTFEESGWVRRSASGQPHFPRTDPAVIVAIHDRSDERILLGHNAAWPEGRYSLIAGFVDPGESLEAAVVREVHEETGLRVVEPRYLGSQPWPFPRSLMLGFECVAPEPDAIVPDGVEILDVRWFTRDELRAGAVQLPGATSIASWIIESWMAR
- a CDS encoding phosphotransferase, yielding MSTNPFTLAALATTAVPGLDVVGATEDGSDEHRSVVAAQLADGETVQVVLPRSVAALRTAQEHAAALGALTLATRSRLPFEVPTLLGTADAGRSRLFVLTRLGGATMRLADISPARLGLAESVGRAIAAIHELPTSVAADAGLPHQSAPTLRGTLLDVFDRAAATGSVPATLLQRWESALGEDRLWQFKPTLVHGDLQAPAFRIEGSAVVGVDGWHALSIGDPARDLAFLLGSSEFGSVDLAFDAHAAARGIGDRHVRQRAMLHAELDIARWLLHGVDRGDAAIVEDAKGMLAGLVARVDHDAGAAIAPARLETMDLTGVQEYLGEAEAASPEATLPGVQGSRAPSPSSEAETEVVEPLREPDDRAAGSTDGVGGSADR